Proteins from a genomic interval of Vibrio casei:
- a CDS encoding MurR/RpiR family transcriptional regulator: protein MSIEVDIVSKITECFPLLREAEKKVARLVVDDLEMSAKASITELAQEAGVSEATITRFAKAVGCINVRDLKIKLAQSLAVGQRFIIEPPETTGFQGIYESIKSMADANRKLVNEADVNKAVEYLLGARQIISIGMGGGSTVMSQEFQYRLVRLGFATVAYNDGLLARMVASTADSNDVLVVISATGYTPEVVEPASIAKQYGLKIISITPAGSPLAQLSDVTLPIINNEGDFIYKPSASRYAMMALIDVIAMEVAIRQKSRSRDKLRRLKLALDSHRGGDDRQPLGD, encoded by the coding sequence ATGAGCATCGAAGTAGACATTGTTTCTAAAATTACGGAATGTTTTCCATTGTTACGTGAAGCTGAAAAAAAAGTCGCACGGCTTGTTGTCGATGATTTAGAAATGTCAGCTAAGGCGAGCATTACCGAGCTTGCTCAAGAAGCCGGCGTCAGTGAAGCAACCATTACACGTTTCGCTAAAGCGGTAGGTTGCATCAATGTTCGAGACCTTAAAATAAAGTTAGCGCAGTCTTTAGCCGTTGGACAACGATTCATTATTGAGCCACCAGAAACGACCGGTTTTCAAGGTATTTATGAATCGATTAAAAGCATGGCTGATGCTAACCGTAAATTGGTTAATGAAGCTGATGTGAATAAAGCGGTCGAATATCTACTTGGGGCGCGACAGATTATTTCGATTGGTATGGGCGGTGGATCAACGGTTATGAGCCAAGAGTTTCAATATCGCTTAGTACGTTTAGGTTTTGCGACAGTGGCTTATAACGATGGCTTATTAGCGCGTATGGTTGCTTCAACTGCAGACAGTAATGATGTGCTAGTGGTGATTTCAGCAACTGGGTATACGCCGGAAGTGGTTGAACCAGCATCGATAGCCAAGCAATACGGTTTGAAAATTATTTCTATTACACCGGCTGGTTCGCCTTTAGCTCAGCTTAGTGATGTGACATTGCCGATTATCAATAACGAAGGTGATTTCATTTATAAACCTTCAGCATCACGTTACGCCATGATGGCCTTAATCGATGTGATTGCAATGGAAGTCGCGATTCGTCAGAAAAGTCGTTCACGAGATAAATTACGCCGCTTGAAACTGGCATTAGATAGCCACCGTGGTGGTGATGATCGTCAGCCATTAGGTGATTGA
- a CDS encoding amino acid deaminase — protein MNNIGTKGVWAQENPQGIYSLINEEISLPTAVIKQSALSNNLNWMQKFADHHQVKLSPHGKTTMTVDFFTEQLNAGAWGITIATPAQAQIAAKAGAKNIIMANQLVGKANMAIIANLIEEQHVNYLCCVDSVANAHQLNTFFEARNIKLNVLIEMGVTGGRCGCRTPEEVETLAQVIANTPALTLQGIEVYEGVIHGDNAEQQIREFLTVAIDLVKTFKQQELIQQVSPIITGAGSAWYDIVAETFSAHHDLTPILRPGCYLIHDTGIYQDAQNAVMNRAQHNSGFACELGGDLSSALEVWAYVISRPEAGTAIVGMGKRDVAFDAGLPIAEHGYRDGKTISIEGLTSIAVMDQHTFVTVEEGCDLQVGDMIAFSTSHPCLTFDKWRYIAVCDDEFQVTRWVETSF, from the coding sequence ATGAATAATATCGGAACCAAAGGGGTATGGGCGCAAGAGAACCCACAAGGTATTTATAGCCTAATTAATGAAGAAATTAGCTTGCCCACTGCGGTCATTAAGCAATCCGCACTCAGCAACAATTTAAATTGGATGCAAAAATTTGCTGATCATCATCAAGTAAAACTGTCTCCTCACGGCAAGACCACAATGACTGTGGATTTCTTCACCGAACAATTAAATGCAGGTGCGTGGGGGATCACGATTGCCACTCCCGCTCAAGCACAAATCGCCGCGAAGGCTGGTGCAAAAAATATCATTATGGCAAACCAATTAGTTGGCAAAGCCAACATGGCTATCATTGCAAATTTAATTGAAGAACAGCACGTAAACTACTTGTGCTGCGTGGATTCAGTTGCCAATGCACATCAGCTCAACACTTTTTTTGAAGCTCGTAACATCAAGTTAAATGTATTAATTGAAATGGGCGTGACCGGCGGTCGTTGTGGCTGTCGAACACCAGAAGAAGTTGAGACGCTAGCTCAAGTGATTGCCAATACTCCAGCGCTAACATTGCAAGGTATTGAAGTTTACGAAGGCGTTATTCATGGCGATAACGCTGAGCAGCAGATCCGCGAATTTTTAACCGTTGCGATTGATCTAGTAAAAACCTTTAAACAGCAAGAACTTATTCAACAAGTATCGCCTATAATTACGGGAGCGGGTTCTGCTTGGTACGACATCGTGGCGGAAACCTTCAGTGCACATCACGATTTAACGCCAATCCTCCGTCCTGGTTGCTATTTAATTCATGACACTGGTATCTATCAAGATGCGCAAAATGCAGTGATGAACCGTGCACAACATAATTCTGGTTTTGCTTGTGAATTAGGTGGTGATTTAAGCTCTGCTTTAGAAGTGTGGGCCTATGTTATTTCAAGACCAGAAGCTGGCACAGCAATTGTAGGAATGGGGAAACGTGATGTGGCCTTTGATGCAGGATTGCCGATCGCCGAACATGGTTACCGCGATGGCAAAACTATTTCCATTGAAGGCTTAACTTCCATTGCGGTAATGGATCAGCATACTTTTGTGACGGTAGAAGAAGGATGCGATTTACAAGTCGGCGATATGATTGCCTTTTCAACCTCACACCCTTGTTTAACCTTTGATAAATGGCGCTACATTGCAGTATGTGATGATGAGTTCCAAGTAACTCGTTGGGTTGAGACTAGTTTTTAA
- a CDS encoding BatD family protein, with protein sequence MRYFFTMACIIWTFSPPAYSVEMVDNSHNTLGVKIYSWVGAKHDIASYQYDQNFVPINKSNNKEKPLSAKAEEKGTLPTPTAEWMVNEPAAWHIVIAVPTWFTKGTQIPKLNIPNLITTQRALTPNKMSNRVNGQTWTYQLWDIPLFMTQDGLYHIPSMPIDVHVADPKGGEPHTIRLWTKEEWVGVKYPTEQLSSSSHWIAAPKASLNEDWQVSQSSLHVGDSITRTITLRAQDTLAVMLPNPSDVILNEAYQAYVSPSQKQDSQDRGIFSASRIEKTTYVLQKGGELTFPAVGVPWWNTQSQSLELLHLPQKTFEVKHTLKSWLQYYAVYLIAVFVFVFSFGVILWQGVRYYHTHPLPEWACFYRALWYKNWPMCRTFLYRRLREKTQQVALMDYDIDSIWQKRVKKALSDQSDRSTMLWLWRRIKRQPYSQTLKYEYQAIPALNRIRINKNHKLL encoded by the coding sequence ATGCGTTATTTTTTCACTATGGCATGCATTATTTGGACTTTTTCTCCCCCTGCTTATTCTGTGGAAATGGTAGACAATTCTCACAATACGCTTGGTGTTAAGATTTATAGTTGGGTAGGTGCAAAGCATGACATAGCCTCTTATCAATATGACCAAAATTTTGTGCCTATAAATAAATCAAATAATAAAGAAAAGCCTCTCAGTGCAAAGGCCGAAGAAAAGGGGACTTTACCAACGCCAACGGCGGAATGGATGGTCAATGAGCCGGCTGCTTGGCATATCGTAATTGCGGTGCCAACATGGTTCACAAAGGGGACACAAATACCAAAGTTAAATATCCCTAATTTAATTACGACACAACGCGCTCTAACTCCCAATAAAATGTCGAACAGGGTTAATGGTCAGACTTGGACCTATCAACTTTGGGATATCCCGTTATTTATGACTCAAGATGGACTTTATCATATTCCATCCATGCCGATTGATGTCCATGTAGCGGATCCTAAAGGTGGAGAGCCACACACCATTCGTTTATGGACAAAAGAAGAATGGGTGGGTGTAAAATATCCTACGGAACAATTGTCGTCATCTTCCCACTGGATTGCAGCTCCGAAGGCTTCTTTAAATGAAGATTGGCAGGTGAGCCAGTCATCGTTACATGTTGGCGATAGTATTACCCGTACGATCACTTTACGGGCTCAAGATACTTTAGCCGTTATGTTGCCTAACCCTAGTGATGTGATTTTAAATGAGGCTTATCAGGCTTACGTATCTCCAAGTCAAAAACAAGACAGTCAAGATCGCGGCATTTTTAGTGCTAGTCGAATAGAAAAAACGACTTATGTTTTACAAAAAGGGGGGGAATTAACGTTTCCAGCTGTTGGGGTGCCTTGGTGGAACACACAGTCGCAATCATTAGAATTGTTGCATTTGCCTCAAAAGACATTTGAAGTTAAGCATACCTTGAAATCATGGCTACAGTACTATGCGGTTTATTTGATTGCGGTGTTTGTTTTTGTTTTTAGTTTTGGTGTCATATTGTGGCAGGGGGTTCGTTATTATCATACTCACCCGTTACCGGAATGGGCGTGTTTTTATCGAGCATTATGGTATAAAAACTGGCCGATGTGCCGCACCTTTTTGTACCGACGCTTGCGAGAAAAAACGCAACAAGTTGCGTTAATGGATTATGACATTGACTCTATTTGGCAAAAGAGAGTAAAAAAAGCGCTTTCTGATCAATCGGATAGATCCACTATGTTATGGTTGTGGAGGCGAATTAAAAGACAACCATACTCACAGACACTTAAATATGAATATCAGGCTATACCAGCATTAAACCGAATTCGCATAAATAAAAATCATAAGTTACTTTGA
- a CDS encoding VWA domain-containing protein, producing MEKQPSPFHQDQTPLVMVLDSGSAMQEKDVAPDRLTRAKQKMEDILAQRSGGLNALIAYAGSAHLAMPLTEDSSVFKPMLEALGPDVMPLAGKDSSLAIPLVEHQLKGSPNAGTILLITNDVNASSVSAWRQALNKEMPETQLIILAAGNVDAPSDIPLRLDALQQLTSEVNGSVITMSVDDSDVKTIIRRVENHASLNTKNSQPWQDMGYGLLIPIAVLLLLWFRRGWIVQWACAGILINSIALSALLLNSHSAYAVPVKSTAQPEAAQVAASFSFGDKVMQAWLDLWMTRDQQGQWYFNRGNYLKAANHYDDPLHKGVAFYYASQFDAAYKVLNQNHDFNMQLHAASALARGRQYVAARALLSKLVHQQPDNKIAQHNLVIVVAVIKEINEFSKSQSEGMDASQDASHELGSEPQTSDGAETQVTQEALLDDKMTADQLLESDASIDKWFQRVESDPKQFLQSKFSIQYQQQREEK from the coding sequence ATGGAAAAACAACCATCGCCATTTCATCAAGACCAAACCCCTTTAGTGATGGTGCTCGATAGTGGTTCTGCAATGCAAGAAAAAGATGTCGCACCTGACAGGTTAACCCGAGCGAAACAAAAAATGGAAGATATTCTTGCCCAACGTTCAGGAGGCCTTAACGCTCTGATCGCTTATGCAGGTAGTGCGCATCTTGCTATGCCATTGACGGAAGATTCCTCTGTTTTTAAGCCTATGCTAGAAGCATTAGGGCCTGATGTTATGCCATTAGCAGGTAAAGATAGCTCACTTGCTATCCCTCTAGTTGAGCATCAGTTAAAAGGCTCGCCTAATGCAGGAACTATCCTTCTTATTACAAACGATGTTAATGCTTCAAGTGTTTCAGCTTGGCGTCAAGCCTTGAATAAAGAAATGCCAGAGACACAATTAATCATTCTGGCGGCTGGTAATGTCGATGCACCAAGTGATATCCCACTTAGACTTGATGCGTTACAGCAGCTAACCAGTGAAGTGAATGGTTCGGTAATCACTATGTCTGTGGATGACAGTGATGTGAAAACCATTATTCGCCGAGTTGAAAATCATGCTTCTCTTAATACAAAAAATTCTCAACCATGGCAGGATATGGGATATGGATTATTGATACCCATTGCTGTTTTATTATTACTTTGGTTCCGTCGAGGTTGGATAGTGCAGTGGGCATGTGCAGGAATACTGATCAATAGTATTGCTTTGAGTGCTTTATTATTGAACTCTCATTCAGCTTATGCGGTACCGGTGAAAAGCACAGCCCAGCCAGAAGCAGCACAAGTAGCGGCCTCGTTTTCATTTGGAGATAAAGTGATGCAAGCTTGGCTTGATCTATGGATGACGCGAGATCAGCAAGGCCAATGGTATTTTAACCGAGGGAATTACTTGAAAGCAGCCAATCATTATGATGATCCATTACATAAAGGTGTGGCTTTTTATTATGCTTCTCAATTTGATGCCGCTTATAAAGTATTAAATCAAAATCATGATTTTAATATGCAACTTCATGCAGCGAGTGCATTAGCCAGAGGTCGTCAATATGTTGCAGCAAGAGCATTATTATCTAAGTTAGTCCATCAACAGCCTGATAATAAGATTGCTCAGCATAATCTGGTTATTGTTGTTGCGGTGATTAAAGAGATTAATGAATTTAGTAAGAGCCAATCTGAAGGAATGGACGCTAGTCAAGATGCGTCTCATGAACTGGGAAGTGAACCTCAAACGTCTGATGGCGCAGAAACTCAGGTCACACAAGAAGCATTGCTTGATGACAAAATGACAGCGGATCAATTGTTGGAAAGCGATGCGTCTATAGATAAATGGTTTCAACGAGTGGAAAGTGATCCGAAACAGTTTTTACAATCAAAGTTTTCTATTCAATACCAGCAGCAGAGAGAGGAGAAATAA
- a CDS encoding vWA domain-containing protein yields the protein MDLELLHPLWLLILPLPLVVYWLTPRYTTTRSAIKVPFFQELNQVLNVKLDKGVTVEKPLLWQRAFIVICWSLVVLALTKPMLVGAPQIREEYGRDVMVIVDLSGSMNTPDFIDDQGKKVTRLQAVKSVLKTFATKRKGDRLGLILFGDSAFLQSPFTADHKAWLLLLNEAQIPMAGQSTHLGDAIGLGIKVLTEGDQQSSKTEKLAIVLTDGNDTDSFVAPLDAAKVAQAKGVKIHMIAMGNPKTVGESALDMETISQVAKLSGGQAFQALDKDQLEQSYETINELEPQLYRSTTYRPKLSLHAYLVMIALVLALGVYSWSTVKQIRQHRQLITKQEKGNHKEDHRV from the coding sequence ATGGATCTTGAATTATTACACCCATTATGGCTACTCATCTTGCCTTTACCCTTGGTTGTGTACTGGCTGACTCCGCGTTACACCACCACACGTTCAGCGATTAAAGTTCCATTTTTTCAGGAATTAAATCAAGTGCTTAATGTGAAGTTGGATAAAGGGGTTACGGTAGAAAAACCTCTATTGTGGCAACGTGCATTTATTGTAATTTGCTGGAGTTTAGTTGTGTTGGCGCTAACAAAGCCAATGCTGGTTGGTGCGCCACAAATTCGTGAAGAATATGGTCGTGATGTGATGGTGATTGTTGACCTTTCAGGATCGATGAATACGCCAGACTTTATTGATGACCAAGGTAAAAAAGTTACCCGTTTACAAGCTGTAAAGTCAGTGTTAAAGACATTCGCAACTAAACGAAAAGGCGATCGCTTAGGGCTAATTTTATTTGGTGATTCCGCATTCCTACAATCCCCTTTTACTGCGGATCATAAAGCGTGGCTTTTGTTACTTAATGAAGCTCAAATTCCGATGGCAGGACAAAGTACCCATCTCGGTGATGCGATTGGTTTAGGTATTAAAGTATTAACAGAGGGTGATCAACAAAGTTCAAAGACTGAAAAATTAGCCATTGTACTCACGGATGGTAATGATACTGATAGTTTCGTTGCCCCTTTGGATGCCGCTAAAGTAGCTCAAGCTAAAGGGGTTAAAATTCATATGATCGCCATGGGTAACCCAAAAACAGTTGGGGAATCTGCGTTAGATATGGAGACGATTAGTCAGGTTGCTAAGCTTTCTGGTGGTCAAGCCTTTCAGGCATTAGATAAGGATCAGCTAGAGCAATCTTATGAAACTATTAATGAATTAGAGCCTCAATTGTATCGAAGCACGACTTACCGTCCGAAATTGTCATTGCACGCTTATCTTGTGATGATCGCGCTTGTGCTTGCATTGGGGGTTTATAGTTGGTCCACAGTGAAACAAATTCGTCAACATCGCCAATTGATCACTAAGCAGGAAAAAGGGAATCATAAGGAGGATCATCGTGTTTGA
- a CDS encoding DUF4381 domain-containing protein, which yields MVNPTPPSSITLKSWMEAPLPDPVSLWPQTIGWQVLLVVILLGFIRLVIWRIELYRFYRYQREAQHALNQDSGMSATQSAHYYFQVMKAIAQYVDASSAPYYRVNFTKFLANSFSLPPAN from the coding sequence ATGGTTAACCCTACACCACCGTCATCTATTACTTTAAAAAGTTGGATGGAAGCACCTCTTCCTGATCCTGTCTCTTTGTGGCCACAAACTATTGGTTGGCAAGTGTTACTCGTTGTGATTTTACTTGGGTTCATTCGTTTAGTGATATGGCGTATAGAACTTTATCGATTTTACCGTTATCAACGTGAAGCGCAGCACGCCCTTAATCAAGATTCTGGGATGTCTGCTACTCAATCGGCTCATTATTATTTTCAAGTGATGAAAGCGATTGCTCAATATGTTGATGCTAGCAGTGCACCTTATTACCGAGTTAATTTTACAAAATTTTTAGCAAATTCCTTTTCGTTGCCCCCAGCAAACTGA
- a CDS encoding DUF58 domain-containing protein: protein MARASRSKVVMNHKPELDSRVHCSYPQLVAMQPHADLLASHSLLKVQSILSGRHASRFRGRGLNFEELKHYQLGDDIRNLDWRVTLRTGKPHVRVYTEEKDHHVILCVDQRSNMYFSSINIMKSVVAAELASVMGFSVIKNNDRVGLLLLTDEGIQHFKPTRTQSDFLQQLRHLSTANQTLSVHSKPSEHNQFEAMLDDLMKLKSRNALMVIVSDFYQCNSACFAKLQHLQQHNHVLCLPVTDPLEQSFGQENQWVISDGTFQMNIDKDNQLKEANQFLHRHYMERKENLSQIMAMNRLPYIEFDTSGKHLTHLSFTMGRAYG from the coding sequence ATGGCCAGAGCATCCCGCTCTAAAGTTGTAATGAATCATAAGCCTGAATTGGATTCTAGGGTTCATTGCTCATATCCTCAATTAGTGGCGATGCAGCCGCACGCTGATTTATTGGCATCTCATTCTTTGCTAAAAGTACAAAGTATTTTATCTGGTCGTCATGCATCAAGATTTCGTGGTCGAGGGTTAAACTTTGAAGAATTGAAACATTATCAGCTGGGAGATGATATTCGTAATCTTGATTGGCGAGTGACCTTAAGAACAGGGAAGCCTCATGTGCGAGTGTATACGGAAGAAAAAGATCATCATGTCATTCTGTGTGTCGATCAACGTTCAAATATGTATTTTTCTTCCATTAATATTATGAAATCAGTAGTTGCGGCAGAACTCGCTAGTGTGATGGGATTTTCCGTGATCAAAAATAATGATCGCGTGGGTTTGTTACTTCTAACCGATGAAGGTATTCAACACTTTAAACCCACACGAACCCAATCTGATTTTTTGCAGCAATTAAGGCACTTATCTACGGCAAATCAGACATTATCGGTTCATTCTAAACCGAGTGAACATAATCAATTTGAGGCTATGTTGGATGATTTAATGAAGCTCAAATCACGTAATGCCTTAATGGTAATTGTGAGTGATTTTTATCAATGTAACTCGGCATGCTTTGCTAAATTACAGCATCTTCAGCAACATAATCATGTTCTCTGTTTACCGGTTACTGATCCATTAGAGCAATCTTTTGGGCAAGAAAATCAATGGGTCATTTCTGATGGCACGTTTCAGATGAATATTGATAAGGATAATCAACTTAAAGAAGCCAATCAATTTTTACACCGTCATTATATGGAGCGTAAAGAGAATCTTAGCCAAATAATGGCAATGAATCGTTTACCTTACATAGAGTTTGATACGTCAGGTAAACACTTAACGCATTTGTCTTTCACGATGGGGAGGGCGTATGGTTAA
- the tnpC gene encoding IS66 family transposase, with the protein MNKKTLPPPPDFDSPEEAKDIIHFLWNKLAELEDRLNQNSRNSSVPSSQQPLHNKAKNTSPNRKKSGKKQGAQPGHKGHRRLLHPIEESASVEQYLPNKICHCGGCVIPNRKPYKRHQIFDLPDISYTLVEHQIFKGECSWCGDKHQAELPESVPDVQMGSNLHSFIAIQATQHHQSIGKIQSMLKDVFQLNFSTGAISAAQGRVTEYLADTHTQIHETVKASKLIMADETSHQRNNDKRWMWAALSNNVAFFQINSGRNQHAAKRLLGEAVSHLLVTDQYSAYKYIDESKRQLCWAHILRNVIAIEESVCPENQKIGEKLALIAHSVFRCHHRYIEEKITESQYYRRLRRLRKSWLHWLKLGSYQCSKRYRGRCRNLIADDAMVWRFMDDSECPLTNNAAERVLRNYILMRKCCYVTRSYRGDQFRERMFSLIETAKLQQVSAYKWLREIVEHHMLRVDYQAPVFFSVNRRQ; encoded by the coding sequence ATGAATAAGAAAACATTACCTCCACCGCCAGATTTCGATTCGCCTGAAGAGGCGAAAGATATCATCCACTTTTTATGGAATAAGTTGGCTGAGCTTGAAGATAGGCTAAACCAAAATAGTCGCAACTCTTCTGTGCCATCATCTCAACAACCCCTGCATAATAAAGCTAAAAATACTTCGCCGAATCGGAAGAAATCTGGAAAAAAGCAAGGAGCTCAACCAGGTCATAAAGGCCATCGCCGACTGCTTCATCCTATTGAAGAGAGCGCCTCGGTTGAGCAATATTTACCGAATAAGATATGCCACTGCGGTGGGTGTGTTATTCCAAATCGAAAACCTTATAAACGACACCAAATCTTTGACTTGCCAGATATCTCATACACGCTTGTTGAACATCAAATTTTTAAAGGCGAGTGCTCATGGTGTGGTGATAAGCATCAAGCGGAGCTTCCAGAGTCTGTGCCCGATGTTCAAATGGGGTCAAATCTACATAGCTTTATCGCAATCCAGGCGACGCAGCACCACCAAAGCATAGGTAAAATACAATCTATGTTGAAAGACGTCTTCCAGCTTAACTTCTCAACAGGTGCAATATCAGCGGCGCAAGGACGAGTCACTGAATACTTAGCCGATACTCATACTCAAATTCATGAAACAGTCAAAGCATCTAAACTGATTATGGCTGATGAGACTTCGCATCAGCGCAATAATGATAAACGCTGGATGTGGGCCGCACTCAGCAATAACGTAGCCTTTTTCCAAATTAACAGTGGAAGAAACCAACATGCTGCCAAACGACTACTTGGTGAAGCGGTTTCACACCTTTTAGTGACTGACCAATATTCTGCCTACAAATATATCGACGAATCTAAGCGCCAATTATGCTGGGCTCACATATTAAGGAACGTCATCGCTATCGAGGAAAGCGTTTGTCCTGAAAACCAAAAAATCGGAGAAAAACTCGCTTTAATCGCTCATAGCGTATTCAGGTGTCATCACCGATATATCGAAGAAAAAATTACCGAAAGCCAATATTACCGCCGACTCAGGCGATTACGAAAGAGCTGGCTTCATTGGCTCAAATTGGGTAGTTATCAATGCTCAAAACGATATCGAGGTAGATGTCGAAACCTCATCGCTGATGATGCCATGGTCTGGCGGTTTATGGACGACTCCGAGTGCCCGTTAACAAACAACGCAGCGGAGCGAGTTCTCCGTAATTACATACTGATGAGGAAGTGTTGTTACGTGACTCGCTCATATCGAGGCGACCAGTTCCGCGAACGAATGTTCTCGCTGATAGAAACAGCCAAACTTCAGCAGGTCTCTGCTTATAAATGGCTGCGTGAAATCGTCGAACATCACATGTTGAGAGTTGATTATCAGGCGCCAGTATTTTTTAGCGTAAACCGTCGTCAATAG
- the cspE gene encoding transcription antiterminator/RNA stability regulator CspE, with the protein MSKTTGIVKWFNEEKGFGFITQDNGGADVFVHFRAIASEGFKTLAEGQKVSFEVEQGQKGLQAANVVPA; encoded by the coding sequence ATGTCTAAAACAACTGGTATCGTTAAATGGTTTAACGAAGAAAAAGGTTTCGGCTTCATTACTCAAGACAACGGCGGCGCTGACGTATTCGTACATTTCCGTGCTATCGCTTCTGAAGGTTTCAAAACTCTTGCTGAAGGCCAAAAAGTGTCTTTTGAAGTAGAGCAAGGCCAAAAAGGTCTTCAAGCTGCGAACGTTGTTCCTGCTTAA
- a CDS encoding lipoate--protein ligase has protein sequence MSSLRLFFSTSTNPLFNLAVEDTIFRSMAADQKVLFLWRNDNTVVIGRAQNPWKECNTQRMERDGITLARRQSGGGAVFHDLGNTNFTFMAGKPGYDKTVSTDIVLNALAELGIKGKATGRNDLVVETEDGDRKFSGSAYRETMDRGFHHGTILLNADMNRLADYLNPDPKKLQAKGITSVRSRVINLQQLDQSLTHETLCTAITQAFFKYYDEQVEPEFISPDVMPNLPNFEATFAKQKDWHWNFGNTPEFTHQIDERFIWAGVEVHFNIKKAHIEEVQIFTDSLEPAPLEALQLALHGQMYSHEGINAAIEYVQNQYPSNHDEMEQVKDWLLVQLS, from the coding sequence ATGTCCTCATTACGCTTATTCTTTTCTACATCAACTAACCCATTGTTTAATCTAGCGGTTGAAGATACGATTTTCCGTTCGATGGCTGCCGACCAAAAAGTCTTATTCTTATGGCGAAATGATAATACCGTTGTGATTGGTCGTGCTCAAAACCCATGGAAAGAATGCAATACGCAGAGGATGGAGCGCGATGGGATTACTTTAGCTCGCCGACAAAGTGGAGGCGGTGCAGTTTTTCATGATCTTGGCAATACCAACTTTACTTTTATGGCGGGAAAGCCTGGTTATGATAAAACGGTTTCCACCGATATTGTGCTGAATGCTTTAGCTGAATTGGGTATTAAGGGTAAAGCGACTGGGCGGAATGATCTGGTGGTGGAAACGGAAGATGGGGATCGTAAGTTTTCAGGTTCAGCTTACCGAGAAACAATGGATAGAGGCTTTCATCATGGCACTATTTTATTGAATGCAGATATGAACCGTTTGGCTGATTATCTCAACCCTGATCCCAAAAAACTCCAAGCTAAAGGGATTACTTCTGTTCGTTCAAGGGTGATTAATTTGCAACAGCTTGATCAATCGTTAACGCATGAAACATTATGTACGGCTATTACACAGGCATTTTTTAAATATTATGACGAGCAAGTGGAGCCCGAATTTATTTCGCCGGACGTGATGCCTAATTTACCTAATTTTGAAGCTACCTTTGCCAAGCAGAAAGATTGGCATTGGAACTTTGGCAATACACCCGAATTTACTCATCAAATTGATGAAAGATTTATATGGGCTGGGGTCGAAGTGCACTTTAATATTAAAAAAGCTCATATTGAAGAGGTTCAAATTTTTACTGATAGCCTAGAACCAGCACCATTAGAAGCTTTACAGCTAGCACTGCATGGGCAGATGTATTCTCATGAGGGAATCAATGCAGCGATTGAGTATGTACAGAATCAATATCCAAGTAATCATGATGAAATGGAACAAGTAAAGGATTGGTTATTAGTACAACTCTCTTAA